In Halobaculum rubrum, the following are encoded in one genomic region:
- a CDS encoding ABC transporter permease, which translates to MGYGRFLLKRGVQGVGVVWGVVTVVFVLRFITPGSPIDTVAPLDASQETRQRIAEELGLNQPLYVQYLDYLWELLQGNMGYSYISSIPASVQVFQKLPATLELAVAASVVAVVISIPLGVISATRRHEPADYAATTFSLLGISTPNFWLGIMLVLVFAVELNVFPTSGRAYGFMESLAAITGPEPFFTVVTAWLASLFLPAITLGTYFTALITRLVRSGMLDELSEGYVRATRAKGLPESLVRYKHVLRNTLVPVVTVLGLQLGTLIGGAVITEAVFAWPGLGSEIIRAINARDWPILQGSLIVIGTGFVLLNIVVDALYAYLDPRVIAE; encoded by the coding sequence ATGGGCTACGGTCGATTTCTTCTCAAGCGCGGCGTGCAGGGAGTGGGTGTCGTCTGGGGAGTCGTGACTGTCGTCTTCGTCCTCCGATTCATCACGCCGGGGTCGCCGATCGACACGGTGGCGCCGCTGGACGCCAGTCAGGAGACGCGCCAGCGGATCGCCGAGGAGCTGGGACTGAACCAGCCGCTGTACGTCCAGTATCTGGATTACCTCTGGGAACTCCTCCAGGGAAACATGGGGTACTCGTACATCTCGAGCATCCCGGCATCGGTGCAGGTGTTCCAGAAGCTCCCGGCGACCCTGGAGCTCGCGGTCGCCGCGAGCGTCGTGGCGGTCGTCATCTCGATTCCGTTGGGGGTCATCTCGGCGACGCGGCGCCACGAGCCGGCCGACTACGCCGCCACGACGTTCTCGCTGCTCGGCATCTCGACGCCGAACTTCTGGCTGGGGATCATGCTCGTGCTCGTGTTCGCGGTGGAGCTCAACGTCTTCCCGACCAGCGGTCGGGCGTACGGCTTCATGGAGTCGCTCGCGGCGATCACCGGCCCGGAGCCGTTCTTCACGGTCGTGACGGCGTGGCTCGCCTCGCTGTTCCTCCCGGCGATCACGCTGGGGACGTACTTCACGGCGCTCATCACTCGACTGGTCCGCTCCGGGATGCTCGACGAGCTGTCGGAGGGGTACGTCCGCGCGACGCGAGCGAAGGGGCTTCCCGAGTCCCTCGTCCGATACAAGCACGTCCTCCGCAACACGCTCGTTCCGGTGGTGACCGTCCTCGGGCTCCAGCTCGGGACGCTCATCGGCGGAGCGGTGATCACGGAGGCCGTCTTCGCGTGGCCCGGACTGGGCTCGGAGATCATCCGCGCGATCAACGCGCGCGACTGGCCGATCCTGCAGGGGAGCCTCATCGTTATCGGGACCGGGTTCGTCCTCTTGAACATCGTCGTCGACGCGCTGTACGCGTATCTCGACCCGCGGGTGATCGCTGAATGA
- a CDS encoding ABC transporter substrate-binding protein, translating into MSDQDTSRRRFLQAAGSATAAVALAGCSGGGDSTPTDEATETSGGGMETTSEPEETTERPEPDTRDGFLQRANRHTHEQAPWVFLHRQYSVYGQSSDIEWQPRTDERVSAYAIEPATDAGDDVVMTQSQMDSGLDPQDHRETPTDNIVLQAYEGLLERDREGAIVETLATDYQRLDETTVQFTVRDNVSFHSGDSLTPEDVAYSINRIVKSDVGIESPQVDQLLGVEGAEVASSDDRTVNVNLSGLNPIVFASFATYCDVMNKSWVESNDQAYINQNMEGTGPFVLSNYEQGVEVAFQRNNDYWDEPAAISTFTINSASESSTRVNRLLSGETDIAVNVPPQEVSRVENSEDASISAVPSTRVIFNAMRYDVEPFDSPTFRQAVNYAVDLDSIIENVLQTFGSATGQPTLEGFFGHNEDLDPYPQDLDRAEQLVEESGYAGAEIELVTPIGRYLKDVEIAQAVASQVDEIPNVSATARQVEFSTLVSQVTTGNIEDKPPWYLLGWGNATFDAIQTIQPLLASDGALTSYKNDELDRLLDEAQSLPSESN; encoded by the coding sequence ATGTCTGATCAAGACACGAGCAGACGGCGGTTCCTCCAAGCGGCGGGTTCGGCGACTGCGGCCGTCGCGCTCGCCGGCTGTTCCGGCGGCGGCGACTCGACGCCGACCGACGAGGCGACCGAGACCAGCGGGGGCGGCATGGAGACGACGAGCGAGCCGGAGGAGACGACCGAGCGCCCCGAGCCGGACACTCGTGACGGCTTCCTCCAGCGCGCCAACCGCCACACCCACGAGCAGGCGCCGTGGGTGTTCCTCCACCGCCAGTACTCCGTGTACGGGCAGTCCTCCGACATCGAGTGGCAGCCCCGGACCGACGAGCGTGTGTCGGCGTACGCCATCGAGCCGGCGACCGACGCCGGCGACGACGTCGTGATGACGCAGTCGCAGATGGACTCCGGGCTCGACCCGCAGGACCACCGCGAGACGCCGACCGACAACATCGTCCTGCAGGCGTACGAGGGGCTGCTCGAGCGCGATCGCGAGGGCGCCATCGTCGAGACGCTGGCGACCGACTACCAGCGCCTCGACGAGACGACGGTCCAGTTCACCGTCCGTGACAACGTCTCGTTCCACTCGGGCGACTCGCTCACTCCCGAGGACGTCGCCTACTCGATCAACCGGATCGTCAAGTCGGACGTGGGCATCGAGTCGCCGCAGGTCGACCAGCTCCTGGGCGTCGAGGGTGCCGAAGTCGCCTCCTCCGACGACCGCACGGTGAACGTGAACCTCTCGGGGCTCAACCCGATCGTGTTCGCCTCGTTCGCGACCTACTGCGACGTGATGAACAAGTCGTGGGTCGAGAGCAACGACCAGGCGTACATCAACCAGAACATGGAGGGGACCGGTCCGTTCGTGCTCTCCAACTACGAGCAGGGCGTCGAGGTCGCCTTCCAGCGGAACAACGACTACTGGGACGAGCCGGCGGCCATCTCGACGTTCACGATCAACTCCGCGTCCGAGTCCTCGACGCGCGTGAACCGGCTCCTCAGCGGCGAGACCGACATCGCGGTCAACGTTCCACCCCAGGAGGTCTCCCGGGTCGAGAACAGCGAGGACGCGTCGATCTCGGCGGTGCCGTCGACGCGCGTCATCTTCAACGCGATGCGCTACGACGTGGAGCCGTTCGACTCGCCGACGTTCCGGCAGGCGGTCAACTACGCGGTCGACCTCGACTCCATCATCGAGAACGTCCTGCAGACGTTCGGCTCGGCGACCGGCCAGCCGACCCTCGAGGGCTTCTTCGGTCACAACGAGGACCTCGACCCGTACCCGCAGGACCTCGACCGCGCCGAGCAGCTCGTCGAGGAGTCCGGCTACGCCGGCGCCGAGATCGAGCTCGTGACGCCGATCGGTCGGTACCTCAAGGACGTCGAGATCGCCCAGGCGGTCGCCTCGCAGGTCGACGAGATCCCGAACGTCTCGGCGACCGCGCGACAGGTCGAGTTCTCGACGCTCGTCAGTCAGGTGACGACGGGCAACATCGAGGACAAGCCCCCGTGGTACCTGCTCGGGTGGGGGAACGCGACGTTCGACGCGATCCAGACGATCCAGCCGCTCCTCGCGAGCGACGGGGCGCTGACCTCGTACAAGAACGACGAGCTCGATCGGCTGCTCGACGAGGCGCAGAGCCTCCCGAGCGAGAGCAACTAG
- a CDS encoding NADP-dependent malic enzyme: protein MGLDDDAREYHRSDPPGKIEISTTKPTNTQRDLSLAYSPGVAAPCLDIDEDPERAFEYTAKGNMVGVVSNGSAVLGLGDIGAQASKPVMEGKGVLFKRFADIDVFDIELDEDDPDEIVRSVAAMEPTFGGINLEDIKAPECFEIEERLRERMDIPVFHDDQHGTAIISGAGLLNAADIVDKDLSELDIVFSGAGASAIASAKFYVSLGADPDNITMCDSSGIITEERAAAGDVNDYKAQFASEGEGGDLADAIEGADVFVGLSVGGIVSQEMVRSMADDPVIFAMANPDPEITYEDAKDARDDTVIMGTGRSDYPNQVNNVLGFPFLFRGALDVRATDINEDMKRAAAEALAELARQDVPDAVVKAYGDQPLKYGPEYVIPKPLDPRVLFEVAPAVAKAAMESGCARTEVDTDVYAEQLEARLGKSREMMRVVLNKARSEPKRVALAEGTDEKMIRAAYQMAEQGIADPVLLGDRDTIESTTAHLGLEFDPEVVDPDGDSKADVYADRLHELRRRKGVTRSEADELLRRDTNYFGSVMVERGDADALLTGLTHHYPSALRPPLQVIGTADDAEYVAGVYMLTFKNRVVFCADTTVNQSPDAEVLAEVTKHTAKLARRFNVEPRAAMLSYSNFGSVDNPGTRKPREAVDRLHDDPEVDFPVDGEMQADTAVVEDILEDTYDFSTLDGPANVLVFPNLEAGNIGYKLLQRLGGAEAIGPMLVGMDQPVHVMQRGDEVKDIVNLAGVAVVDAQSETE, encoded by the coding sequence ATGGGACTAGACGACGACGCACGGGAGTACCACCGGTCGGATCCTCCCGGGAAGATCGAGATCTCGACGACGAAGCCGACGAACACCCAGCGTGACCTCTCGCTGGCGTACTCGCCGGGCGTGGCCGCGCCGTGTCTCGACATCGACGAGGACCCCGAGCGCGCGTTCGAGTACACCGCGAAGGGGAACATGGTCGGGGTCGTCTCGAACGGGTCGGCCGTGCTCGGACTCGGCGACATCGGCGCCCAGGCTTCCAAGCCCGTGATGGAGGGGAAGGGCGTCCTGTTCAAGCGGTTCGCCGACATCGACGTGTTCGACATCGAACTCGACGAGGACGACCCCGACGAGATCGTCCGCTCGGTCGCGGCGATGGAGCCGACGTTCGGCGGGATCAACCTCGAGGACATCAAGGCGCCCGAGTGCTTCGAGATCGAGGAGCGCCTCCGCGAACGGATGGACATCCCCGTGTTCCACGACGACCAACACGGCACCGCGATCATCTCCGGGGCCGGGCTGCTCAACGCCGCCGACATCGTCGACAAGGACCTCTCGGAGCTGGATATCGTCTTCTCCGGTGCGGGCGCCTCCGCCATCGCGAGCGCGAAGTTCTACGTCTCGCTCGGGGCGGACCCGGACAACATCACGATGTGTGACTCCTCGGGGATCATCACCGAGGAGCGCGCGGCCGCCGGCGACGTGAACGACTACAAGGCGCAGTTCGCCAGCGAGGGCGAGGGCGGCGACCTCGCGGACGCCATCGAGGGCGCGGACGTGTTCGTCGGCCTGTCGGTCGGTGGGATCGTCAGCCAGGAGATGGTCCGCTCGATGGCCGACGATCCGGTCATCTTCGCGATGGCGAACCCCGACCCCGAGATCACCTACGAGGACGCCAAGGACGCCCGTGACGACACCGTCATCATGGGGACGGGCCGGTCGGACTACCCCAATCAGGTGAACAACGTCCTCGGGTTCCCGTTCCTGTTCCGGGGCGCGCTCGACGTTCGCGCGACCGACATCAACGAGGACATGAAGCGCGCGGCCGCCGAGGCGCTCGCGGAGCTGGCGCGTCAGGACGTCCCGGACGCGGTCGTGAAGGCGTACGGCGACCAGCCGCTGAAGTACGGCCCGGAGTACGTCATCCCGAAGCCGCTGGACCCGCGCGTCCTCTTCGAGGTCGCGCCCGCGGTCGCGAAGGCGGCCATGGAGTCGGGCTGTGCCCGTACGGAGGTCGACACCGACGTGTACGCCGAACAACTCGAGGCCCGCCTCGGCAAGAGCCGCGAGATGATGCGCGTCGTCCTGAACAAGGCGCGCTCGGAGCCAAAGCGCGTCGCGCTCGCGGAGGGGACCGACGAGAAGATGATCCGCGCGGCCTACCAGATGGCCGAGCAGGGCATCGCCGACCCGGTGTTGCTGGGGGACCGCGACACGATCGAGTCCACCACCGCCCACCTCGGGCTGGAGTTCGACCCCGAGGTCGTCGACCCTGACGGGGACAGCAAGGCCGACGTGTACGCCGACCGCCTCCACGAACTCCGCAGGCGCAAGGGAGTCACCCGGTCGGAAGCGGACGAACTGCTCCGCCGTGACACGAACTACTTCGGCAGCGTGATGGTCGAACGCGGCGACGCCGACGCGCTCCTCACGGGCCTGACACACCACTACCCGAGCGCGCTCCGGCCGCCGCTGCAGGTCATCGGCACCGCCGACGACGCAGAGTACGTCGCCGGCGTGTACATGCTCACGTTCAAGAACCGCGTCGTGTTCTGCGCCGACACCACGGTGAATCAGTCCCCCGACGCCGAGGTGCTCGCCGAGGTGACGAAACACACCGCGAAGCTGGCGCGTCGGTTCAACGTCGAGCCGCGCGCGGCGATGCTGTCGTACTCCAACTTCGGCTCCGTCGACAACCCCGGGACACGCAAGCCCCGGGAGGCGGTCGACCGGCTCCACGACGACCCCGAGGTCGACTTCCCGGTCGACGGGGAGATGCAGGCCGACACCGCCGTCGTCGAGGACATCCTCGAGGACACGTACGACTTCTCGACGCTCGACGGTCCCGCGAACGTCCTCGTGTTCCCGAACCTCGAGGCCGGCAACATCGGCTACAAGCTGCTCCAGCGTCTCGGCGGCGCCGAGGCCATCGGGCCGATGCTCGTCGGGATGGACCAGCCCGTCCACGTGATGCAGCGCGGCGACGAGGTCAAGGACATCGTCAACCTCGCCGGCGTCGCCGTCGTCGACGCACAGAGCGAGACGGAGTAG
- a CDS encoding ABC transporter permease, with product MKIGPISISPRTIRNLRKEFRSSGLARIGVVLVVVIVLAAAFAPMIAPHNPRTQDLDRAQLPPLGFTDTEQQTRTEMVNGSVQTVTENVTVNATAQHPLGTNSLGQDILSRAIYGARTSLLVGFFGTVLAALLGVTVGLTAGYYRGRIDDALMRTADVSLAFPSLVLAIALIGLFSRFQADVAVAITDPLVTTGVAGAFRDAVGLPTPMPEAFVLPTVVILVVGFVNWVWFARIARGEALSVREEEYVKAARALGASDVRIVFRHVLPNSITPILVLATIQVAAIILLESALSFLGFSGTTLSWGFDIAQGRDYLSSSWWIATVPGIAIVLSVIGINLVGDWLRDALDPGIEGEGGM from the coding sequence ATGAAGATCGGACCGATATCGATCTCCCCACGTACCATCCGGAACCTCCGCAAGGAGTTCCGGTCGTCCGGACTCGCGCGGATCGGCGTGGTGCTCGTGGTCGTGATCGTACTCGCGGCGGCGTTCGCCCCCATGATCGCCCCGCACAACCCCCGAACCCAGGATCTGGACCGGGCGCAGCTCCCGCCGCTTGGGTTCACCGATACCGAACAACAGACCCGGACCGAGATGGTGAACGGGAGTGTCCAGACCGTGACTGAGAACGTCACGGTGAACGCGACCGCTCAGCACCCATTGGGGACCAACTCGCTGGGACAGGACATCCTTTCGCGGGCGATATACGGCGCCCGGACGTCGCTGCTCGTCGGGTTCTTCGGCACGGTGCTCGCTGCGCTGTTGGGCGTCACCGTCGGGCTGACCGCGGGGTACTACCGCGGCCGAATCGACGACGCGCTGATGCGCACCGCCGACGTGTCGCTGGCGTTCCCGTCGCTCGTGCTGGCGATCGCGTTGATCGGGCTGTTCAGCCGCTTCCAAGCCGACGTGGCGGTCGCGATCACCGACCCGCTCGTGACCACCGGCGTGGCCGGCGCGTTCCGCGACGCGGTCGGGCTACCGACACCGATGCCGGAGGCGTTCGTGTTGCCGACGGTCGTCATCCTGGTCGTCGGGTTCGTCAACTGGGTGTGGTTCGCCCGCATCGCGCGCGGCGAGGCGCTCTCGGTCCGCGAGGAGGAGTACGTGAAAGCCGCGCGGGCGCTCGGCGCCAGCGACGTGCGGATCGTGTTCCGGCACGTCCTTCCGAACTCGATCACGCCGATCCTCGTGTTGGCGACCATCCAGGTCGCCGCGATCATCCTGTTGGAGTCGGCACTGTCGTTCCTCGGTTTCTCGGGGACGACGCTCTCGTGGGGTTTCGACATTGCGCAAGGACGCGACTACCTCTCGTCGTCGTGGTGGATCGCAACCGTGCCCGGGATCGCGATCGTGCTCTCGGTCATCGGCATCAACCTCGTGGGTGACTGGCTCCGCGACGCGCTCGATCCGGGTATCGAGGGCGAGGGGGGGATGTAG
- a CDS encoding DUF7544 domain-containing protein, with translation MSWHGVDAVDDAIDVTREFLFPFSLGRWIRMVVVSLFTGGGSAGGQVVSNAGNFGARLAGVGGVSGPSSGASALAALLVSVPALSVGALALGGPVLQAEGVPQPGALGALGIAALVVVAVIALLAVLLSPVFEFVLVDAIARDDLRLLRDVGSHLTNGLRLLGFRIGLFAAFVVPPAAVVAAIVLSGTRVEPLAGRPLLLAGVAIVAIAYVVAYALIDRFTVEFVVPAMVADGGGVIDGWRRVWPCLRSQPGQTIVYLVMHVLVGIGISIVSVVLLLIGLLAVGAGAAGIGFGVGTISSGAASTDLGVGLGLLAGVAVGIPVFIVCVLLPVQVLTVTYRRSYEIAALGRFGENLDLIGRYRDGDGDDDDGDDIAAAIRDDGSDGDDTAALGADGDAVTGDNDSPADEEFGGFVPASSTVAAEEDEAVEEDEAVEEDEAVEEDEAVEEDEAVEEDEAVEEDDRDEPNHGDDTERRE, from the coding sequence ATGAGTTGGCACGGCGTCGACGCGGTCGACGACGCGATCGACGTGACCCGCGAGTTCCTCTTTCCCTTCAGCCTCGGACGGTGGATCAGAATGGTGGTCGTGAGCCTGTTCACCGGCGGCGGCAGCGCCGGCGGACAGGTCGTCAGCAACGCCGGCAACTTCGGCGCACGCCTCGCCGGCGTCGGCGGGGTTTCCGGACCATCCAGCGGGGCGAGCGCGCTGGCGGCGCTGCTGGTCTCGGTCCCGGCGCTCTCGGTGGGCGCGCTCGCACTCGGCGGCCCCGTCCTCCAAGCCGAGGGCGTCCCACAGCCGGGCGCGCTCGGCGCGCTCGGGATCGCCGCCCTCGTCGTGGTCGCCGTGATCGCGTTGCTCGCGGTCCTCCTCTCGCCGGTGTTCGAGTTCGTTCTCGTCGACGCCATCGCCCGCGACGACCTCCGCCTCCTGCGGGACGTCGGCAGCCACCTGACGAACGGGCTCCGGCTGCTCGGCTTCCGGATCGGGCTGTTCGCCGCGTTCGTCGTTCCTCCCGCGGCCGTGGTCGCCGCGATCGTCCTCAGCGGCACCCGCGTCGAACCGCTGGCCGGGCGACCGCTGCTCCTCGCCGGAGTGGCGATCGTTGCGATCGCGTACGTCGTCGCGTACGCGTTGATCGACCGGTTCACCGTCGAGTTCGTCGTCCCGGCGATGGTCGCCGACGGCGGCGGCGTCATCGACGGCTGGCGGCGCGTGTGGCCGTGCCTGCGGAGCCAGCCCGGACAGACGATCGTCTATCTCGTGATGCACGTGCTCGTCGGGATCGGCATCTCGATCGTCTCCGTTGTGCTGCTGCTGATCGGACTGCTCGCGGTCGGTGCCGGGGCGGCCGGGATCGGCTTCGGGGTCGGGACGATCTCCAGCGGCGCCGCGTCGACCGATCTCGGGGTCGGTCTGGGCCTGCTTGCCGGCGTCGCCGTCGGTATTCCGGTGTTCATCGTGTGTGTTCTGCTCCCGGTTCAGGTGCTCACGGTGACGTACCGGCGCTCCTACGAGATCGCCGCGCTCGGTCGGTTCGGCGAGAACCTGGATCTCATCGGGCGCTATCGTGACGGCGACGGTGACGACGACGACGGCGACGATATCGCCGCCGCGATCCGGGACGACGGGAGCGACGGCGACGACACAGCGGCTCTCGGCGCCGATGGCGACGCCGTCACCGGCGACAACGACTCGCCCGCGGACGAGGAGTTCGGCGGGTTCGTGCCCGCGTCGTCAACTGTGGCGGCCGAGGAGGACGAGGCTGTCGAGGAGGACGAGGCGGTCGAGGAGGACGAGGCGGTCGAGGAGGACGAGGCGGTCGAGGAGGACGAGGCTGTCGAGGAGGACGAGGCGGTCGAGGAGGACGATCGGGACGAACCGAACCACGGCGACGACACGGAACGCCGCGAGTAA
- a CDS encoding succinylglutamate desuccinylase/aspartoacylase family protein yields MKTTLGSASASPGEFDTGRLAVGETRDGSTVGLPVAVLNGAEDGKTLYVQAVSDGDELNGLGVINRLVPQLDPDEVAGEILLVGIVNYHAFQVAEHRNPIDDTKMNRAYPGDANGTSSERIAAATFEAAKRADLVVDLHQGRTSRMINETRVRCGPRHRLHRECLELAKVFGTGYVLDQKGPDGQLARTAPDNGIPTIDPELGGAVGWDEESIQIGVDGMVRVLRYYGFLEGEVDRDLQTRASGFDQYGSPAGGLVTFERDLGDRVERGDTLFEVTDTFGSLKGRVTADNDGVFWRSRRLPQVATGEYVCSVGTDIDQF; encoded by the coding sequence ATGAAGACGACGCTCGGGAGCGCGAGTGCGTCCCCCGGCGAGTTCGACACGGGCCGGCTCGCGGTCGGGGAGACCCGCGACGGCTCGACCGTCGGGCTCCCCGTGGCGGTACTCAACGGCGCCGAGGACGGGAAGACGCTGTACGTGCAGGCGGTCAGCGACGGCGACGAGCTCAACGGACTCGGCGTGATCAACCGTCTCGTGCCGCAACTCGACCCCGACGAGGTCGCGGGCGAGATCCTCCTCGTCGGGATCGTCAACTACCACGCCTTCCAGGTCGCCGAGCACCGCAACCCCATCGACGACACGAAGATGAATCGGGCGTACCCCGGCGACGCCAACGGCACCTCCTCCGAGCGCATCGCCGCCGCGACGTTCGAGGCCGCCAAGCGCGCCGACCTCGTCGTCGACCTCCACCAAGGGCGTACCTCCCGGATGATCAACGAGACACGCGTGCGTTGTGGGCCCCGGCATCGACTCCACCGGGAGTGTCTCGAGCTCGCGAAGGTCTTCGGCACCGGCTACGTCCTCGATCAGAAGGGTCCCGACGGCCAGCTCGCGCGGACGGCGCCCGACAACGGCATCCCGACGATCGATCCGGAACTCGGCGGCGCTGTCGGGTGGGACGAGGAGTCGATTCAGATCGGGGTGGACGGGATGGTCCGCGTGCTCCGTTACTACGGCTTTCTCGAGGGCGAGGTGGACCGCGATCTGCAGACGCGCGCCTCCGGATTCGACCAGTACGGCTCCCCCGCCGGGGGGCTCGTCACCTTCGAGCGCGACCTTGGCGATCGCGTCGAGCGCGGCGACACCCTGTTCGAGGTGACCGACACGTTCGGCTCGCTCAAGGGTCGCGTGACCGCCGACAACGACGGCGTCTTCTGGCGCTCCCGACGCCTGCCGCAGGTCGCCACTGGGGAGTACGTCTGCTCGGTGGGAACGGACATCGATCAGTTCTAG
- a CDS encoding M24 family metallopeptidase: MVDIDEREERLERFLAEEGYEAAWFARPNAFAWLTGGDNWVDASADVGDAAAGYLGDGEWTVVTNNIEAARLAAEELPAELSMSVVADDWYEASLAESVATRSPTPAAADFDVPGLDSVDPTRLRLRLGDDDLASYRDLGREVALAVETVCRELQPGDTEHEVAAGLRISLAGRNIDAPVVLVGGSERAPEYRHPTPTDAALGEYALVIVTARRGGLHASCTRTVAFDPPEWLEDRHRAAQRVETRALAATREAAGREDGTAGDVFAAIREAYTEEGYDGEWREHHQGGATGYAGREWFATPGSDAPVANGAAYAWNPTVQGAKSEDTVYVADDSVEVLTDSGRWPTDTVEVDGLSLQRPAILEN, encoded by the coding sequence ATGGTCGACATCGACGAGCGCGAGGAGCGCCTGGAGCGCTTCCTCGCCGAGGAGGGGTACGAGGCGGCCTGGTTCGCGCGACCCAACGCGTTCGCGTGGCTCACCGGCGGCGACAACTGGGTCGACGCGAGTGCCGACGTGGGCGACGCCGCCGCGGGCTACCTCGGCGACGGCGAGTGGACAGTCGTCACGAACAACATCGAGGCCGCGCGGCTGGCCGCCGAGGAACTCCCCGCGGAGCTGTCGATGTCCGTCGTCGCCGACGACTGGTACGAGGCCTCCCTGGCGGAATCGGTCGCCACGCGTTCGCCGACGCCCGCGGCGGCGGACTTCGACGTCCCCGGGCTCGACTCGGTCGACCCCACACGGCTGCGCCTGCGGCTCGGCGACGACGACCTCGCGTCGTACCGCGACCTCGGCCGGGAGGTCGCGCTGGCGGTCGAGACGGTGTGTCGGGAGCTGCAGCCGGGCGACACCGAACACGAGGTCGCCGCAGGACTGCGAATTTCGCTGGCCGGCCGGAACATCGACGCGCCGGTCGTGCTCGTCGGCGGGAGCGAGCGCGCGCCCGAGTACCGCCATCCGACCCCGACCGACGCCGCCCTGGGCGAGTACGCGCTCGTGATCGTCACCGCCCGGCGGGGCGGGCTGCACGCCTCCTGCACCCGGACCGTCGCGTTCGACCCGCCCGAGTGGCTCGAGGACCGGCACCGCGCGGCCCAGCGTGTGGAGACACGCGCGCTCGCGGCGACCCGCGAGGCCGCCGGGCGCGAGGATGGCACCGCGGGCGACGTGTTCGCGGCGATCCGGGAGGCGTACACGGAGGAGGGATACGACGGCGAGTGGCGCGAACACCACCAGGGCGGCGCGACGGGGTACGCCGGCCGCGAGTGGTTCGCGACCCCCGGCAGCGACGCGCCCGTCGCGAACGGGGCCGCCTACGCGTGGAACCCGACCGTACAGGGAGCGAAAAGCGAGGACACCGTCTACGTCGCCGACGACTCCGTCGAGGTGCTCACCGACTCGGGGCGCTGGCCGACCGACACCGTCGAGGTCGACGGGCTTAGCTTGCAGCGGCCGGCGATCCTGGAGAACTGA
- a CDS encoding pyridoxal-phosphate dependent enzyme translates to MTAPPLRCPDCGATYADRWRCECGHPLEYGSRPLPDEPAPDPSAFDTRDGLWSFDEFLPESPLVTLGEGMTPLVDADAWDAQFKLEYVFPTGSFKDRGATTTVSRAAALGVDTLVEDSSGNAGAAIATYAARAGIDAEIYVPASVKDAKLRAIRRAGATPVKTEGPRQATTDACIDAVERAARSAADGANGDEPRVTRAGWYASHAWNPAFFAGTATFAYETALQRDWEAPDAVVLPLGHGTLFLGAYRGFHALRDAGWIDEVPRLLGAQAAGHAPVVEALHGPEAAAGDNDAADGIQIAEPVRRDQILEAIDDTDGDVIALGGDAVEAELADLHASGFYTEPTCAVAPAALRAYRERGALDDDEDVVVPLTGSGLKT, encoded by the coding sequence ATGACCGCTCCGCCGCTCCGCTGCCCCGACTGCGGCGCCACGTACGCGGACCGCTGGCGCTGCGAGTGCGGACACCCGCTCGAGTACGGATCCCGACCGCTTCCGGACGAGCCCGCCCCCGACCCGTCCGCGTTCGACACGCGCGACGGGCTCTGGTCGTTCGACGAGTTCCTCCCCGAGTCGCCGCTGGTCACTCTCGGCGAGGGAATGACGCCGCTGGTCGACGCCGACGCGTGGGACGCCCAGTTCAAGCTGGAGTACGTGTTCCCCACCGGCTCGTTCAAGGACCGCGGCGCGACGACGACCGTCTCGCGGGCGGCCGCCCTCGGCGTCGACACGCTCGTCGAGGACTCCTCGGGCAACGCCGGCGCCGCGATCGCCACCTACGCCGCCCGCGCGGGCATCGACGCCGAGATCTACGTCCCGGCGTCGGTGAAGGACGCCAAGCTGCGGGCGATCCGCCGCGCCGGCGCGACGCCGGTGAAGACCGAGGGTCCGCGGCAGGCGACGACCGACGCGTGTATCGACGCCGTCGAGCGGGCGGCGCGAAGCGCCGCCGACGGGGCGAACGGCGACGAGCCGCGAGTCACGCGCGCCGGCTGGTACGCCAGCCACGCGTGGAACCCCGCGTTCTTCGCCGGGACCGCGACGTTCGCCTACGAGACCGCGCTCCAGCGCGACTGGGAGGCCCCCGACGCGGTCGTCCTCCCGCTGGGGCACGGCACGCTCTTTCTCGGCGCGTATCGCGGCTTTCACGCGCTTCGGGACGCCGGCTGGATCGACGAGGTGCCGCGACTGCTCGGCGCGCAGGCGGCCGGCCACGCCCCGGTCGTCGAGGCGCTCCACGGCCCGGAGGCCGCCGCCGGCGACAACGACGCCGCGGACGGCATCCAGATCGCAGAGCCCGTTCGCCGCGACCAGATCCTCGAGGCGATAGATGACACCGACGGCGACGTGATCGCGCTCGGGGGCGACGCCGTCGAGGCCGAACTCGCCGACCTCCACGCGTCGGGGTTCTACACCGAGCCGACCTGCGCGGTCGCGCCCGCGGCGCTGCGCGCGTACCGCGAACGGGGCGCGCTCGACGACGACGAGGACGTCGTCGTTCCCCTGACAGGAAGCGGACTGAAGACGTGA